A window of Myxococcales bacterium genomic DNA:
CGGCCGGGCAAGGGCCGGCGAAGTAGGCGCGAAGTCGCCCTACTCGAGGAACCGCGCGACGGCCTCCTCGCGCGGCACCGGGCCGAAATGACCGACGAAGTGGTCGCCGAGCGAGCCTCGAGCACGAGTAACCTTCCGATATTACGGGCATTTCCTGGCACGTCGCACATGTAGAAATGGAGCTCCGCGCCCGTGCCCACGAGGCCGCCGCGGAGCAAGTCGCCGACGAACGCCCCCGTGCCCGCGACGACCGCGAGCGAGCCCGGTGCGGTCGGAGGTGGTGGTAGGCTCGCGGGATGCCAGACCTCGGCGACGCGCGCGATCCCGAGTTCATTCGCCGACACCTCGACACGCTCGCGGCGTGGGTCGAGCGCTATCACCACACGGAGGTCGAGGGCCTCGAGCGCGTCCCACGTGGGGCGGCGCTCGCGGTCGGGAACCACAACGGCGGCATCATGTCCCCGGACATGTTCGCGCTCATGGTCGCGTGGTGGCGGCACTTCGGGGTCGACGAGCCCGCCTACGGATTGGCCCACGACATGGGCTTTCGAGTGCCCGGGGTGCGTGAGCTGCTGCTGCGCGTCGGGGCGGTGCCCGCGCGGCAGGAGAGCGCCATCGCGCTCCTGCGCCGGGGGTGCAAGGTGCTCGTGTATCCCGGCGGCGACATCGACGCGTTCCGGCCTGCGTCCCGCGCGGGCGAGATCGTGTTCGGCGCGCGCCGCGGGTTCGTTCGCGCGGCGCTGCGGGCGCAGGTGCCGGTCGTTCCCATCGTCTCGGCAGGCGCACACGAGGCGTTCCACGTGCTCAGCGACGGGAGCGATCTCGTGCGGCGCCTCGGCCTCAAGCGGCTCACCCGCATCGAGGTGTTGCCCCTCGTGCTCTGCTTGCCGTGGGGCGTCACGGTGGGTCCCATGCCCTACCTCCCGATGCCGGTCCGCATTCGCATTCGCGTGCTCGCGCCGATCGCGTGGGATCTCCCCGCGCAGGCGGCGGACGACCCCGAGGCGGTCGCGAGGTGCAGCGACGATGTGGTGGGGGCGATGCAGGCCGGGCTCGACGCGCTGTCGCGCGAGGGTGGCCATGGCCGACGTGCGCGACTGCGCGCGCTCTGGTGACCCCCCGCGCCCCTGCAGGACTTCGGCCGCCGTGACCGCCCGACCCGAGCACCCCCGGCGCGGCCGACGCGGTGGTCGGCGTGTCAGTCTACCCCGGGGTTCTGCGGGTCCTTCGGCTCGCCGCGGCTCTTCCCCTCGCGCGGCTTGATTTCCTTGGTGAAGCCCTCGCGGACGGTCCACCCGTACGAGCCGTACTTCCCCGCGACGCGCGACTCGACCGTGGCCCCGCCGCGCTCCGCGCTCCCGGGTCGGGCGCTCGGCCCCTGCATGATCGTGAGGAGCTCGTCGGCCACGTACTCGGGGTGGCCGTCGTCTTTCGCCTCGAAGCTCTTGTCGGGCTCGCCGGTCCCGACGCGCCAGATCTGCACCGTGGGCGGGTACGAGTCGATCGACTTCTCCCGCGCCGCGAAGGGGCCGTCGCGCACGATGCGATACCGCGTGACGTAGAACCCGGGGATGCCGCGCTGAGTGAGCACGCGCTCGCCCCTCGGGATCTTCGGGTCGTGAATTTCCTTCTCCTTGAAGGGCGTCGCCTGGCCGATCTTGCGGAAGAAGGTCACGTCGCGCGTACGTGGGGGACCGAGGATCTCGGCGCGCACCTCGCCGTTCTCGACCGTCTCGTGGAGCACCACGGCGAACGGGAACGGGTTCCGGAGCTTCAGCGTGATGGTGGGGTACACGACGGTCGAGTCGAGCCCCATCTTGATGTAGCCGCTCGGCCGCGTGTGCGGGCGCCGGTCCACCACCTCGAGCCCCGCGAAGAAGGCCGCGCCATGGAGCGTGCCCGACACCTGGCAGGTGCCGCCGCCCATGCCGTCGACCAGCTCGCCCTGCGAGATGACCGTGGCGACTTTGTAGCCGTGCGCCTCGTCGCGCGAGCCGACCACCTCGTTGAAGTCGAAGGTCTCGCCCGGCATGAGCACGTGGCCGTCGAGCTTGGAGGCCGCGATGCGCAGGTTGAAGGTGCGCGCCTCGTGGGCGTTGTCGCGCGCGTATTTGGTGAAGAAATACCCAAGGACGTCGTCGTACCGCACCTCGCGGATCTGCTCGGCGGTGCGCGTGGCGGGGATGGTCTCGACCACGGCCGAGACCTCGCCCTCGCCCTTCAGCACGGCGGCGTCGAGGCGCGCGAGCGTGGCGTACACGTCGACCCGCTGCCCGGGCTCGTCGGGCAGCACCTTGCGCGCCTTGAAGTCGAGCCGCGCGTTCCGGGGCGCGTGATCGAGCTCGTCTTTCACCTGCAGCAGCGCCGCCTCCGCGCGCGCCGTGTCGACCCCCACCGGGAGAGGCAGCTCCAGGGGCTTGTCCCGCGCGACCTGGTGGTGCGCGCGGCGCATGGCCGAGCGGGGATCGCGCAGCTGCGCCACGACCGCGCGGAGCCGCTCCGGGTCGACCCGCGCGCCGAGGTCCGAGCGAGGTCGCGTGATGGACCGACCGCCCTCGACCTTCACCGTGAGCGGGAGCGCCACGTAGTCGCGCGCGATCGAGCGCGCCGCCTCGAGCGTGCGGTCGGCGTCACCGTCGAGCGGCAGGGGCTTGCGATCGAGGAGGACGACGGGCGTGGGCGTCGGCGCGCCTCGCGGCGCCGTCTCGCGCGGCGGCACCGCGAGCACCGCGGCGAACACGCCGAGGAGCGCGCACGCCGACATTCGCGCGAGGTGCACGCGACCGTCGGGGCCGCGAAACTGCTGAAGCGCTGGGCTCGCCTTCCCCACGCCCCTTCTTCGAGCGCCCGTCGAAAAAAATCAAGGCGCGCGCGCGGAATTGCGAGGCTGGAGACGGCCCCAGGACGAAACGTACGAGGCGCGGGGCGCGCGTTGCGCGCGAGCGCCTCGGCGTGATAGTCGCGGCGCCATGGCGCTCTCGGTCGGCATCGTCGGGCTCCCCAACGTCGGGAAGTCCACCCTCTTCAACTCGCTCTCGTCCGCCAAGGCCGAGGCCGCAAACTACCCGTTCTGCACGATCGAGCCCAACGTGGGCGTCGTGGTGGTGCCCGATCCGCGGATGGCCGCCATCGACACGGTGATCCACGCCGACAAGCTCGTCCCCACCACGGTGAACTTCGTCGACATCGCCGGGCTCGTGCGCGGCGCCTCGAAGGGCGAGGGGCTGGGGAACCAGTTTCTCTCGCACATCCGGGAGGTCGACGCGATCGTGCAGGTCGCGCGGTGCTTCGAGGACGCGAACGTGGTGCACGTCGAGAACCGCGTCGACCCGGTGAGCGACATCGCCACGGTCACCACGGAGCTGTGCCTGAAGGACCTCGACACCGTGCAGAAGCGCCTCGATCGCGCGCGAAAAATGCTGAAGGGACAGAACCCCATCGAGAAGCTCGCCGCCGACATGTGCGAGCCGCTCGCCAAGCACCTCGACCTCGGGAAGCCCGCCCGCACGTTCCAGCTCCCCGACCACAACGACGCGGCGACCGTCCTCCGCGACATGCAGCTGCTCACGGCGAAGCCCGCGTTCTACGTGGCCAACGTCGACGAGGGCTCGCTCACGAACCTCGAGGGCAACAAGCACTACATGGCGCTGAAGGCCCACGCCGACGCCGAGGGCGCGCCGATCGTGGCCGTGTGCGCGGCGCTCGAGGAGCAGATCGCCGAGCTCGAGCCGGCCGACCGCCCCGCCTTCCTCGAGGCCGCCGGCCTCTCCGAGCCGGGCCTCAACGCCGTGATCCGCGCAGGATACAAGCTGCTAAATTTGCTTACCTTTTTCACCGCCGGCAAGGTCGAGGTGCGCGCCTGGACCACGAAGGTTGGCGCGCGCGCCCCGCAGGCCGCGGGCGTCATCCACACCGACTTCGAGAAGGGCTTCATCAAGGCCGAGGTCATGTGGTGGGAGGACCTCGTGCGCCTTGGCAGCGAGGCCGAAGTGCCGCGACGCAGGCAAGCTCGCGATCGAGGGCAAGGAGTACGTGATGCGCGACGGCGACGTCGTGCACTTCCGCTTCAACGTTTAGCCCGTCGCGCGTCTCAGAACGCCCAGGTGGTGCCCACGTCGATCGTGAAGCGGAGCGTGCTCGTGTCGCGGGCGCCGTAGGTGCGCGCGAACGTCGGCCCGCCCTGCAGGTACACTCCCCACGATGGCCGCAGGAGGAGCTGATCGCCGAGCTTGGCGCCCACGTTCCAGCCCACCCCCTCCGCGCGCTCGAGCGGCACAGTGAGCCCGCCTGAAGGCGCCAGGTAGAGCTCGTCGAGGCCGTCCAGGAAGAGCGCGCGAACCTTCACAGCGAGGTTCGTGTCGACCGCGTGCGGCGCGCCAGAGAAGCGCACCTCGGGCCCGATCAGCGCGCGGGCGCCGAGCGGCGCGAGCGCGGAGAGGCCCACGCTCCCGGAGAGGACCGAAGGCGCGCTCCCGACTGCGTCGGACGAGGTGCCGGCCCCGAGGTCGAGCCGGAGCTGCGCGCGCTCCTCGGGCGCGAAGCCGCCGCGGCGCCCGCCGGCCGGCAGCGTCCGCGCTCCGGGCGCGCCGGCGAGGGCCGCGAGGAGCGCGGGGCTGTGGACGCGGTCGGAGGCGTTCTTGCCGAGGTGGCGGAGGACGAGCGTGCCGTCCGCGCCGATGACGAAGACGCCCGGCATCGAGTAGCCGGTCACGTCGAGGCCAACATACTTGGCGGAGACCGCGCCCCCCTTGTCCTCGAGGAGGTCGAACGGCAGGTCATAGGCACGCGCGAACGCGACCGAGTCTTCGTGCGGGTCGACGCTGACCGCCACGACGATGGCGCCGCGCTCGGTGATGGACGCGTACTCGTGGGCGATCTCGCCGAGCTGCTCCTTGCACCAAGGGCACCATTGCCCTCGGTAAAAGACCACGATCACGGGTCCCGCGCGCAGCGCGTCGTGGAGCGCGACGACGCGGCCGGTGTGCGAGGTCAGAGAGAAGTCCGGCGCGCGCGTCGAGGCGGTGTCGAGGCGCGGGCCCGCCGCGCGCTCCAGGTGAAACGGGGCGCAAGCGGCCCCTCCGTGGACGACCGCGAGCGCGCAGGCGAGCGCGGAGAGCCGCGCCCGAGGGGCCTTCGTCGTCGCGCTCTTGTCTGCTGCCATCGTCGCGCCTCTCTCTCCGCGTGTGGTGACGCGTGGGTCCTCTAGCACTACTGCGAGAGGTTCCCTCTCGCGGAGCTGTTCGCTGCGCGAACGGCAGTAGCGCTAGTCCCCTGGAGTCGTGGTTCGTATCAGAAGTCCGGTCTTCGGTGTCATGCCGAGGAGCGAGGGGGTGCCCCGTTTTCGGCGGCGGCGGGCCCGTCCTCAACTCGGACGTCGTTCCGCGCGGTGGAGGCGGCGCTTTGCGCTCAGGGGACAGTGCTTTCGGGTGTGACCGCGCGAGAACGCCGACCCTCGAACATGAGTATCCTCCCACCGCCGCCGAAAACGGGACACCCCCTCGCTCCCTTGTGGCGAAAGGCCGAACCCGCGCGACTTCTGGAAGGGATCACGCTTCCAGGGGACTAGCCCTGTCTCGTAGGGGGCGCGGCGCCCCCTCTCGGCCACAAAGCTGGCCGATTCACCCCTCCGGCTCGTCCGCTCCGCGGCCAACTACCACCACTGCGAGAATGAAGTCTTGCAGGTGTGCTAGAGCACCGATCGGGTCGAAGGACCGAGGATTTCGTCCTTGGCCGAACCTCGACGCGCGGGGCGACCACGGGACCTCTCTGCGGCGAGCGGGCTCACGAGGGCGGCTCGCCGACGGCCTGGAGGATCGCGTCGCCATAGGCCTCGAGCCGGCTCGGCCCGAAGCCGCTCACCGCCCCGAGCTCGGCGAGCGACCGCGGCCGCACCCGGCTCACCTCGGCGAGCGCGCGATCGGGGGCGACGACGTACGCGGGGACGCGGCGCTCGCGCGCGAGGTCGGCGCGCACGGCGCGGAGGCGCTCGAAGCACGCGCGGTCGTCGGCGTCGATCGAGGGCTCCATGCTCGGCGCGCGCTGTCCGCGGGGCCGGCCGGCGCCTCGCCGCGCCTCGACACCACGGGGTGGCAAGAGCACTCGCGCGGGCTCCTGGCTCCGCAGCACCTCCCACCCCTCGCGGGTCACGCGCGGTACGGGGTGCTCGGTCGGCGTGAGATCGATGTATCCCGCAGCCAACAGCGCGCGCAGCAGCGCGAGCGACCAGGGCTCACCCTCGCCCCTCAGCAGGCCGAACGTGCTGAGGCGGTCGAAGCCAAAGCGCTGCACCCGCGCGTCGACCTTCCCGGCCAACATGGCGGCGACCGCGGTGAGGCCGGCCCGCTCCTTGGCACGAGCGACGCCGGAGAGCGCCTTGCGCACGGCGAGCGAGGCCTCGGCCTCGGTGGGGGCGCCCTGCGGGCCGCGGTCTGCCAGCGCGTCGAGCCGCTCGCACACGTCGCAGTGCCCGCAACCTCCGAGCGTCTCGCGCTCGTCGCCGAAGTGGCGGAGGATGAAGTCGTGGCGGCAGGAGCCCGCGTCCAGATACGTGAGGACTGCACGAAACTGCCCCCACGCCCGACCCGCGAGCTCGGGCTCGGCCTCGGCGCCGCCTCCGTCGAGCGCGGCGAGGCGGCGGCGCACGGCGATGTCGGCCGACGAGCACAGGAGCAGCCCGTGCGCCTCGTCGCCATCTCGGCCGGCGCGCCCCACCTCTTGATAATACGCCTCGACGGACCCCGGGGGCTGCACGTGCACCACGAGGCGAATGTCGGGGCGATCGATCCCCATGCCGAAGGCGTTCGTCGCGACGACGACGTCGAGCTCGCGCGCCGAGAACGCCGCGGAGACTCGCGCGCGCACCTCGCCGTCGAGGCCCGCGTGGTAGGTCGCACATCGATGGCCGAGCTGCTTCACCACCTCGGTCCAGGTCTCGGCGGCGCGGCGCGTGGCGGCGTAGACGATCGCGCCTCCAGCGGGCGCGGCGCCCCGCCCGCCGAGGGCCCGCGTGAGCGCGTCGACCGTGAGCTCGCGCGCCTGCTTCGGCCCGTCGACCGCGCACGCCGCGAGGTGGAGGTTCGGGCGGGCGAACCCGCGGAGGATCTCCTCGTAGCCCGGCCCCTGGTCGAGGCCGAGGCGCGCGACGATTTCGCGCCGCACCGCGAGGGTCGCGGTGGCCGTGCACGCGAGCACGCGCGGCGGGGCGAGCACCCGCAAGAGCTCGCCGATGCGCAGGTAGTCGGGGCGAAAGTCGTGGCCCCACTGGGCGATGCAGTGGGCCTCATCGATCGCGACGAGCGCGATGTCGGCGCGCGCCAGCCGCGCGAGGAACGCCCCTGAGCCGAGCCGCTCGGGCGCGACGAACACGAGCTTGTAGTCGCCCCGAGAGAGCCCTTCTTCCCGCCGGCGACGCTCGTCGATCTCCAGGGTCGACGCGATGAACGTGGCCGACACGCCGCGCGCAGCGAGCCCGCGCACCTGGTCTTCCATGAGCGCCACCAGCGGGGAGATCACGAGGGTGGTGCCCGCGAGCACGACGGCGGGGAGCTGGTAGGTGAGCGACTTTCCGCCGCCGGTCGGGGCGACCACGAGCACCCGCCCGGGCCCCTCGAGCAGCGCGGTCACCGCGTCCCACTGCCACGGGCGGAACTCTCGGAGCGCGAAGACCTCGGAGAGCGCAGCGCGCGCAGCGCGCGTGGGGGAGCCCGCGCGAGAGTCGGCGGCGCGCGTCGGTTCGGTCGAGCCCATCCTCGGCGCGGAAGCTAGCACGCGCCCGGACGACCCAGGCCGCCGTGAGCATCTCTTCGGGGAGCTGGGTGTCGGCGGCGCGCGCTCGCCTCCACTCCACTTCGCCACCAGGGCCGCGGGGCCGCGCTTACGGCGCAGAGGCCGCGGGTCGAGCCGCGAGGGCCACTGTACAGCGCGTGGTACTTTCGCTAGCGTGCCGCGATGGCCCGCGTCACGTCGCCCCCCGCGCCCGTCCGTCCGCGAACGAACGCGATGGAAATGTGGCTGAGCTGGAAGGAGAAGTGGGCCGACGTCTTCAAGGGGAAGGCCTCGGCGGACCTCATCGCGGGCGTGACGGTCGCCGCGGTCGCGCTCCCGCTCAACGTCGGGCTCGCCGTCGCCTGCCGCCTCCCCCCCGTGGCCGGGCTCATCGCCGGAGCGCTCGGCGGGGGCATCGCCGCGCTCGCGGGCGGCTCGCCGCTGCTCGTCACCGGCCCCGCCGCGGCGCTGAGCTTCATGGTGCTCGAGCTCCAGGGCTCGTTCGGCGCTTCGGGCGTCGCGCTGGCCGCGCTGCTCATCGGCATCCTTCAGGTGGTGCTCGCGTTCACGGGCGCCGGGAAGCTCGTGGCGCGCGTCCCGGAGTCGGTGCTCGCCGGCTTCACCACGGGCGTCGGGATCAAGCTCCTCGACAACCAAGTCCCTGAATTCCTTGGCTTTCCCGACGTGCTCGACGCCACCGGCAACTCCACCGGCAAGCCCATCTACCAGCTCGCCGACGTGGCGCTGATGATGCACCAGCCGAAGTGGCTCCACCACGTGTCGCTGTACTCCGTGGTGTGCGGGCTGTTCGTCGCCTTCCTCGTCGTCACGCTCGCCAAGTGGAAGCGCATCCCCGCCGCGGTCATCGGCATCGCGCTCATCACCTTCGTCTCGAGCTACC
This region includes:
- a CDS encoding VanW family protein, whose translation is MGKASPALQQFRGPDGRVHLARMSACALLGVFAAVLAVPPRETAPRGAPTPTPVVLLDRKPLPLDGDADRTLEAARSIARDYVALPLTVKVEGGRSITRPRSDLGARVDPERLRAVVAQLRDPRSAMRRAHHQVARDKPLELPLPVGVDTARAEAALLQVKDELDHAPRNARLDFKARKVLPDEPGQRVDVYATLARLDAAVLKGEGEVSAVVETIPATRTAEQIREVRYDDVLGYFFTKYARDNAHEARTFNLRIAASKLDGHVLMPGETFDFNEVVGSRDEAHGYKVATVISQGELVDGMGGGTCQVSGTLHGAAFFAGLEVVDRRPHTRPSGYIKMGLDSTVVYPTITLKLRNPFPFAVVLHETVENGEVRAEILGPPRTRDVTFFRKIGQATPFKEKEIHDPKIPRGERVLTQRGIPGFYVTRYRIVRDGPFAAREKSIDSYPPTVQIWRVGTGEPDKSFEAKDDGHPEYVADELLTIMQGPSARPGSAERGGATVESRVAGKYGSYGWTVREGFTKEIKPREGKSRGEPKDPQNPGVD
- a CDS encoding ATP-dependent DNA helicase RecQ, translated to MGSTEPTRAADSRAGSPTRAARAALSEVFALREFRPWQWDAVTALLEGPGRVLVVAPTGGGKSLTYQLPAVVLAGTTLVISPLVALMEDQVRGLAARGVSATFIASTLEIDERRRREEGLSRGDYKLVFVAPERLGSGAFLARLARADIALVAIDEAHCIAQWGHDFRPDYLRIGELLRVLAPPRVLACTATATLAVRREIVARLGLDQGPGYEEILRGFARPNLHLAACAVDGPKQARELTVDALTRALGGRGAAPAGGAIVYAATRRAAETWTEVVKQLGHRCATYHAGLDGEVRARVSAAFSARELDVVVATNAFGMGIDRPDIRLVVHVQPPGSVEAYYQEVGRAGRDGDEAHGLLLCSSADIAVRRRLAALDGGGAEAEPELAGRAWGQFRAVLTYLDAGSCRHDFILRHFGDERETLGGCGHCDVCERLDALADRGPQGAPTEAEASLAVRKALSGVARAKERAGLTAVAAMLAGKVDARVQRFGFDRLSTFGLLRGEGEPWSLALLRALLAAGYIDLTPTEHPVPRVTREGWEVLRSQEPARVLLPPRGVEARRGAGRPRGQRAPSMEPSIDADDRACFERLRAVRADLARERRVPAYVVAPDRALAEVSRVRPRSLAELGAVSGFGPSRLEAYGDAILQAVGEPPS
- a CDS encoding peroxiredoxin family protein is translated as MAADKSATTKAPRARLSALACALAVVHGGAACAPFHLERAAGPRLDTASTRAPDFSLTSHTGRVVALHDALRAGPVIVVFYRGQWCPWCKEQLGEIAHEYASITERGAIVVAVSVDPHEDSVAFARAYDLPFDLLEDKGGAVSAKYVGLDVTGYSMPGVFVIGADGTLVLRHLGKNASDRVHSPALLAALAGAPGARTLPAGGRRGGFAPEERAQLRLDLGAGTSSDAVGSAPSVLSGSVGLSALAPLGARALIGPEVRFSGAPHAVDTNLAVKVRALFLDGLDELYLAPSGGLTVPLERAEGVGWNVGAKLGDQLLLRPSWGVYLQGGPTFARTYGARDTSTLRFTIDVGTTWAF
- a CDS encoding acyltransferase family protein, coding for MPDLGDARDPEFIRRHLDTLAAWVERYHHTEVEGLERVPRGAALAVGNHNGGIMSPDMFALMVAWWRHFGVDEPAYGLAHDMGFRVPGVRELLLRVGAVPARQESAIALLRRGCKVLVYPGGDIDAFRPASRAGEIVFGARRGFVRAALRAQVPVVPIVSAGAHEAFHVLSDGSDLVRRLGLKRLTRIEVLPLVLCLPWGVTVGPMPYLPMPVRIRIRVLAPIAWDLPAQAADDPEAVARCSDDVVGAMQAGLDALSREGGHGRRARLRALW